One window of Burkholderia cepacia GG4 genomic DNA carries:
- a CDS encoding winged helix-turn-helix transcriptional regulator: MPFPSADASVELDQPCPIRDVLDRIGDQWSLLVLEALSGGTMRFNELGREIGDVSNQMLSRTLKRLEQDGFVSRTLFAEVPPRTEDALTDLGRSFLTPMQAMIRWADEHHRAICAARRRARELDGSGR, encoded by the coding sequence ATGCCGTTTCCGTCCGCCGACGCATCCGTCGAACTCGATCAGCCATGCCCGATCCGCGATGTACTCGACCGCATCGGCGACCAGTGGAGTCTGCTCGTGCTCGAAGCGCTGTCCGGCGGCACGATGCGCTTCAACGAACTCGGCCGCGAGATCGGCGACGTGTCGAACCAGATGCTGTCGCGCACGCTGAAGCGCCTCGAGCAGGACGGCTTCGTCAGCCGCACGCTGTTCGCCGAAGTGCCGCCGCGCACCGAAGATGCGCTGACCGATCTCGGGCGTTCGTTCCTGACGCCGATGCAGGCGATGATCCGCTGGGCCGACGAACATCATCGTGCGATTTGTGCGGCGCGTCGCCGGGCGCGCGAGCTGGACGGCAGCGGGCGTTGA
- a CDS encoding autoinducer binding domain-containing protein, with translation MELRWQDAYQQFSAAEDEQQLFQRIAAYSKRLGFEYCCYGIRVPLPVSKPAVAIFNTYPDGWMAHYQAQNYIEIDSTVRDGVQSTNMIVWPDVDRIEPCPLWQDARDYGLSVGVAQSSWAARGAFGLLSIARHADRLTPAEINMLTLQTNWLANLSHSLMSRFVVPKLSPESGVTLTAREREVLCWTAEGKTACEIGQILSISERTVNFHVNNILEKLGATNKVQAVVKAIGAGLIETP, from the coding sequence ATGGAATTGCGCTGGCAGGATGCCTACCAACAATTCAGTGCCGCGGAAGACGAGCAGCAGCTCTTCCAGCGGATCGCTGCTTATTCTAAACGCCTGGGCTTCGAATATTGCTGTTACGGCATTCGCGTGCCGCTGCCCGTCTCGAAGCCGGCGGTCGCGATCTTCAACACCTATCCGGACGGCTGGATGGCGCACTACCAGGCGCAGAACTACATCGAGATCGACTCGACGGTTCGCGACGGCGTGCAGAGCACCAACATGATCGTCTGGCCGGACGTCGACCGGATCGAGCCGTGCCCGTTGTGGCAGGACGCACGCGACTACGGGCTGTCGGTGGGTGTCGCGCAGTCGAGCTGGGCGGCGCGCGGTGCGTTCGGGCTGTTGAGCATCGCGCGCCATGCCGACCGGCTCACGCCGGCCGAGATCAACATGCTGACGCTGCAGACGAACTGGCTCGCGAACCTGTCGCATTCGCTGATGAGCCGCTTCGTGGTGCCGAAGCTGTCGCCCGAGTCGGGCGTCACGCTGACCGCGCGCGAGCGCGAGGTGCTGTGCTGGACGGCCGAAGGCAAGACCGCATGCGAGATCGGCCAGATCCTCAGCATCTCGGAGCGCACGGTCAACTTCCACGTGAACAACATCCTCGAGAAGCTCGGCGCGACAAACAAGGTCCAGGCGGTCGTCAAGGCGATTGGGGCCGGGCTCATCGAGACGCCCTGA
- the ribA gene encoding GTP cyclohydrolase II produces the protein MMSSRPESPTPGNGQADECVTLVATASLPTRYGTFTSYAFRVSGSDAEHLALVMGDVAGEQSVLTRLHSECLTGDVFGSYRCDCGEQLDLALRYIAAEDRGVLLYLRGHEGRGIGLSNKIRAYALQEQGRDTVEANLDLGLPDDAREYDSAAAILRILGVTSVRLMSNNPKKFDTLVKHGIPVCERVALAVPVREENERYIRTKQAKFGHYFEENE, from the coding sequence ATGATGTCTTCGCGTCCCGAATCGCCCACACCGGGCAATGGCCAGGCCGACGAGTGCGTGACGCTCGTCGCCACCGCGTCGCTACCCACGCGCTACGGTACGTTCACGTCGTACGCTTTCCGCGTATCGGGCAGCGATGCCGAACATCTCGCGCTCGTGATGGGTGACGTTGCCGGCGAGCAGTCCGTGCTGACGCGGCTGCATTCCGAGTGCCTGACCGGCGACGTCTTCGGCTCCTACCGCTGCGATTGCGGCGAGCAGCTCGATCTCGCGTTGCGCTACATCGCGGCGGAAGACCGCGGCGTGCTGCTGTATCTGCGCGGCCACGAAGGGCGCGGCATCGGCCTGAGCAACAAGATCCGCGCATACGCGCTGCAGGAGCAAGGGCGCGACACCGTCGAGGCGAATCTCGACCTCGGCCTGCCCGACGATGCCCGCGAATACGATTCGGCCGCCGCGATTCTGCGGATCCTCGGCGTGACGTCGGTGCGCCTGATGAGCAACAACCCGAAGAAGTTCGACACGCTCGTGAAGCACGGCATTCCCGTCTGCGAACGCGTGGCGCTCGCGGTGCCGGTGCGCGAGGAAAACGAGCGTTATATCCGCACCAAGCAGGCGAAGTTCGGGCATTACTTCGAAGAAAACGAGTAA
- a CDS encoding YXWGXW repeat-containing protein, translating to MNRRSLLRAIGLTAALAGTGGWLRTASAQPVPPGYRPGPNPGPGRPPYGDRPGFAPPAPRHDRRPPPPRPHGYIWTDGYWRWERGHYIWVSGRWVARRPGRRWAPGYWRRQGPAWVYVDGGWR from the coding sequence ATGAATCGACGCTCGTTGTTGCGCGCCATCGGATTGACCGCCGCCCTCGCCGGCACCGGCGGCTGGCTGCGTACCGCCTCGGCCCAGCCCGTGCCGCCCGGGTACCGGCCGGGGCCAAACCCCGGGCCCGGCAGGCCGCCCTATGGCGATCGCCCCGGCTTTGCACCGCCGGCACCGCGGCACGACCGCCGGCCGCCGCCGCCGAGGCCGCACGGCTATATCTGGACCGACGGCTACTGGCGCTGGGAGCGCGGCCACTATATATGGGTGTCCGGCCGCTGGGTCGCGCGCCGCCCGGGGCGTCGATGGGCCCCCGGCTACTGGCGCCGCCAAGGCCCGGCGTGGGTCTACGTCGACGGCGGCTGGCGATAG
- a CDS encoding acyl-homoserine-lactone synthase produces the protein MRTFVHEEGRLPHELAADLGRYRRRVFVEQLGWALPSANESFERDQFDRDDTVYVFARNAGGDVCGCARLLPTTRPYLLKSLFADLIAEDVALPQSAAVWELSRFAASDDEGGPGNAEWAVRPMLAAVVECAAQLGARQLIGVTFASMERLFRRIGVHAHRAGPPKQVDGRLVVACWIDIDPQTFASLGIEPGRAARQAIAA, from the coding sequence ATGCGGACCTTCGTTCACGAGGAAGGGCGGTTGCCACACGAACTTGCAGCGGATCTCGGGCGCTATCGGCGCCGCGTGTTCGTCGAGCAGCTCGGTTGGGCGCTCCCGTCGGCGAACGAAAGCTTCGAGCGCGACCAGTTCGATCGCGACGATACCGTCTACGTGTTCGCGAGAAACGCCGGCGGCGACGTGTGCGGATGTGCGCGCCTGTTGCCGACCACTCGCCCGTATCTGCTGAAGTCGCTGTTTGCCGACCTGATCGCCGAAGACGTCGCGCTGCCGCAATCGGCCGCCGTCTGGGAGCTGTCGCGGTTCGCGGCGAGCGACGACGAAGGCGGGCCGGGCAACGCCGAGTGGGCCGTCCGCCCGATGCTCGCCGCGGTCGTCGAATGCGCGGCGCAACTGGGCGCGCGGCAGCTGATCGGCGTGACGTTCGCGAGCATGGAGCGGCTGTTCCGCCGGATCGGCGTGCACGCGCACCGGGCAGGTCCCCCGAAACAGGTGGACGGTCGTCTGGTTGTCGCGTGCTGGATCGACATCGATCCGCAAACGTTTGCCTCACTAGGAATCGAGCCGGGACGGGCTGCCCGGCAAGCCATCGCCGCCTGA
- a CDS encoding CBS domain-containing protein, whose product MSTTVAQILKAKPDSGRTIYTVAKADFVYDAIKLMAEKGIGALLVMDGEDIAGIVTERDYARKVVLQDRSSKATRVEEIMTAKVRYVEPSQSTDECMALMTEHRMRHLPVLHDGKLIGLISIGDLVKSVIADQQFTISQLEHYIHGTPAVTSV is encoded by the coding sequence ATGAGCACGACCGTCGCGCAAATTCTCAAAGCCAAGCCGGATTCGGGCCGCACCATCTACACCGTCGCGAAAGCCGATTTCGTCTACGACGCCATCAAGCTGATGGCGGAAAAGGGGATCGGCGCATTGCTGGTCATGGACGGCGAAGACATCGCAGGCATCGTCACCGAGCGCGACTACGCGCGCAAGGTCGTGCTGCAGGATCGTTCGTCGAAAGCCACCCGCGTCGAGGAAATCATGACGGCCAAGGTGCGCTACGTCGAACCGTCGCAATCCACCGACGAGTGCATGGCGCTGATGACCGAGCACCGGATGCGCCACCTGCCCGTCCTCCACGACGGCAAGCTGATCGGCCTGATCTCGATCGGCGACCTCGTGAAAAGCGTGATTGCCGACCAGCAATTCACAATCAGCCAGCTCGAACACTATATCCACGGCACCCCGGCGGTCACGTCCGTCTGA
- a CDS encoding GreA/GreB family elongation factor has translation MKQRLYQLTELDVARLEKHAEHNPRFQAMLDTLLERADIVQPNAIKANVVTMNSQITLLDEASQEQATWTIVYPDAANLELGRLNVFSPVGMALLGTQRGQLVKVMQPSGAEKLMKVSAIVFQPEANGEYTR, from the coding sequence ATGAAGCAACGCCTTTACCAGTTGACCGAACTCGACGTCGCTCGCCTCGAGAAGCACGCCGAGCACAACCCGCGCTTCCAGGCGATGCTCGACACGCTGCTCGAGCGCGCCGACATCGTGCAGCCCAACGCCATCAAGGCGAACGTCGTCACGATGAACTCACAGATCACGCTGCTCGACGAGGCATCCCAGGAGCAGGCTACCTGGACGATTGTTTATCCGGATGCCGCCAATCTCGAACTCGGGCGCCTGAACGTGTTCTCGCCGGTCGGTATGGCGCTGCTGGGCACGCAACGCGGCCAGTTGGTGAAAGTGATGCAGCCGAGCGGCGCGGAGAAGCTGATGAAGGTCTCGGCGATCGTGTTCCAGCCGGAGGCCAACGGCGAATACACGCGCTGA
- a CDS encoding nuclear transport factor 2 family protein: MPSLRSPVRAVAAFVLLAASAAALAAAPATRDLAAEEANRQLVLTFYDRFFNKHEAVEAAAVVADNYKQHNPHVSDGKQPFVSYFVGAFKQNPASRARIVRSATDGDLVYLHVHATERPGDRGEAVVDIFRVKGGRIVEHWDVIQPVPENAANPNTMF; encoded by the coding sequence ATGCCATCGCTCCGCTCCCCCGTTCGCGCCGTTGCCGCGTTCGTCCTGCTTGCCGCTTCGGCGGCCGCGCTGGCCGCCGCCCCGGCCACGCGCGACCTGGCCGCCGAGGAAGCCAACCGCCAGCTCGTGCTGACGTTCTACGACCGCTTCTTCAACAAGCACGAAGCGGTCGAGGCCGCAGCCGTCGTCGCGGACAACTACAAGCAGCACAACCCGCATGTGTCCGACGGCAAGCAGCCGTTCGTGTCGTACTTCGTCGGCGCGTTCAAGCAGAATCCCGCATCGCGCGCGCGCATCGTCCGCAGCGCGACCGACGGCGATCTCGTGTATCTGCACGTGCATGCGACAGAGCGCCCGGGCGATCGCGGCGAAGCGGTGGTCGACATCTTTCGCGTGAAGGGCGGCAGAATCGTCGAGCACTGGGACGTGATCCAGCCGGTGCCCGAAAACGCCGCGAACCCGAACACGATGTTCTGA
- a CDS encoding DUF4902 domain-containing protein — MTSLLLHPVRSPSPDGYVRLSESALAALALDHVASGVDASLLAELRDNTIDARLAGYTEWQRPASAGVAYLTVGWDWYLERATGTFVIAGGDVRSNIMAVDATGADLGMFRTAAVLATRLACIDWPAAVASSLLGRNDAYHAGPTLQ; from the coding sequence ATGACTTCACTTTTGTTGCACCCGGTCCGCAGTCCGTCTCCGGACGGCTACGTGCGCCTGTCCGAAAGCGCACTGGCCGCGCTCGCGCTCGACCATGTCGCGAGCGGCGTCGATGCATCGCTGCTCGCGGAACTGCGCGACAACACCATCGACGCGCGCCTGGCCGGCTATACCGAATGGCAGCGCCCGGCCAGCGCCGGCGTCGCATACCTGACGGTCGGGTGGGACTGGTATCTCGAACGCGCGACGGGCACGTTCGTGATCGCGGGCGGCGACGTCCGCAGCAACATCATGGCCGTCGACGCCACGGGCGCCGACCTCGGCATGTTCCGCACGGCCGCCGTGCTCGCCACGCGGCTCGCGTGCATCGACTGGCCCGCCGCGGTCGCGTCGTCGCTGCTCGGTCGCAACGACGCCTATCATGCCGGTCCAACGCTCCAGTGA
- a CDS encoding porin: protein MNKTLIVAAAAASFATVAHAQSSVTLYGVLDAGITYQSNVQNAAGQGKSLWSMGSGIDQSRFGLRGSEDLGGGLKAIFTLESGFNIGNGKFANGNGGMFNRQAFVGLSSQYGTVTLGKQYDATQDYLAPLTATGSWGGTYFAHPLNNDRLSTNGDVALNNTVKYTSANYAGLQFGGTYSFSNNTNFGNNRAYSGGVSYQFQGLKLGAAYSQSNIGDPLNTAGAVNAFAAQGRNRTFGAAAAYAFGPAQVGAAWTQSRLDNQANGTGSLRADNYEVNAKYNLTPALGLGAAYTYTNAKFEGSSAHWNQFGLQADYSLSKRTDVYAQAVYQRASKNAGGASIYNGDINTAPSSSINQTAATVGLRHRF from the coding sequence ATGAACAAGACTCTGATCGTTGCAGCAGCTGCAGCATCGTTCGCTACCGTCGCTCACGCGCAAAGCAGCGTCACGCTGTACGGCGTGCTGGACGCAGGCATCACCTACCAAAGCAACGTCCAGAACGCAGCCGGCCAAGGCAAGTCGCTGTGGTCGATGGGTTCGGGCATTGACCAGAGCCGCTTCGGCCTGCGCGGTTCGGAAGACCTCGGTGGCGGCCTGAAGGCGATCTTCACGTTGGAGAGCGGCTTCAACATCGGCAACGGCAAGTTCGCGAACGGCAACGGCGGCATGTTCAACCGTCAAGCATTCGTCGGCCTGTCGAGCCAGTACGGCACGGTTACGCTGGGTAAGCAATACGACGCAACGCAAGACTACCTGGCGCCGCTGACGGCAACGGGTTCGTGGGGCGGCACGTACTTCGCGCACCCGCTGAACAATGACCGTCTGAGCACGAACGGCGACGTCGCGCTGAACAACACCGTCAAGTACACGAGCGCGAACTACGCTGGCCTGCAATTCGGCGGCACGTACTCGTTCTCGAACAACACGAACTTCGGCAACAACCGCGCATACAGCGGCGGCGTGTCGTACCAGTTCCAAGGCCTGAAGCTGGGTGCAGCTTACTCGCAATCGAACATCGGTGATCCGCTGAACACGGCAGGCGCAGTCAACGCGTTCGCCGCACAAGGCCGCAACCGTACGTTCGGCGCAGCTGCTGCATACGCATTCGGCCCGGCGCAAGTCGGTGCAGCATGGACGCAATCGCGTCTGGACAACCAAGCAAACGGCACGGGCTCGCTGCGCGCTGACAACTACGAAGTCAACGCAAAGTACAACCTGACGCCGGCTCTCGGCCTGGGTGCTGCTTACACGTACACGAACGCGAAGTTCGAAGGCAGCAGCGCGCACTGGAACCAGTTCGGCCTGCAAGCTGACTACTCGCTGTCGAAGCGCACGGACGTGTACGCACAAGCTGTGTACCAACGTGCATCGAAGAACGCCGGCGGCGCTTCGATCTACAACGGCGACATCAACACGGCTCCGAGCTCGTCGATCAACCAAACCGCAGCAACGGTTGGTCTGCGTCACCGCTTCTAA
- a CDS encoding GNAT family N-acetyltransferase produces the protein MNLPLKIDTERLTLRRWRPDDAGALAAMHADPDVTAWLARGPMSADEAGGVIARFDTPFDAHGFGVWAIERRADGALIGLCGLSREVRREHPMAPCVEILWRQARSSWGHGHVAEAAAAVLADGFGRIGLDEIFAWTAATNLRSRCVAQRLGMLRQSARDFDHPALPEGHALRRHVVFVARAATVGFDGDVRA, from the coding sequence ATGAACCTGCCGTTGAAGATCGACACCGAGCGTTTGACGTTGCGTCGCTGGCGACCGGACGACGCCGGCGCGCTGGCGGCGATGCATGCGGATCCCGACGTGACCGCGTGGCTCGCGCGTGGACCGATGTCCGCCGATGAAGCAGGTGGCGTCATCGCACGCTTCGACACGCCTTTCGACGCACATGGTTTCGGTGTGTGGGCGATCGAACGCCGCGCCGATGGCGCGCTGATCGGGCTCTGCGGCCTGTCGCGCGAAGTGCGCCGCGAACATCCGATGGCGCCGTGCGTCGAGATCCTGTGGCGCCAGGCCCGCTCATCGTGGGGGCATGGCCATGTCGCCGAGGCGGCTGCTGCGGTATTGGCCGACGGGTTCGGACGGATCGGACTCGATGAGATCTTCGCGTGGACGGCCGCTACCAACCTGCGTTCGCGGTGTGTGGCACAGCGCCTCGGGATGCTGCGGCAATCGGCACGCGACTTCGATCATCCGGCGTTGCCGGAAGGGCATGCGTTGCGGCGGCATGTCGTGTTTGTTGCGCGCGCAGCGACCGTGGGCTTCGACGGCGACGTCCGGGCTTGA
- a CDS encoding DUF4148 domain-containing protein: MKSIIYAAIAASVLAAPIASFAQSEQGLTREQVRADLVQLEQNGYKPLASDSQYPQNIQAAEQRIQPNQPMLAQADTSGYGAVASAAGQSGRRVTREAPNPVNSVYFGN, encoded by the coding sequence ATGAAGTCGATCATCTACGCAGCGATCGCTGCATCCGTCCTTGCCGCCCCGATCGCATCGTTCGCGCAGTCCGAGCAGGGCTTGACCCGTGAGCAGGTCCGGGCCGACCTCGTGCAACTCGAACAGAACGGCTACAAGCCGCTGGCGAGCGATTCGCAATACCCGCAGAACATCCAGGCCGCGGAACAACGGATCCAGCCGAACCAGCCGATGCTCGCACAAGCCGATACGAGCGGCTACGGTGCGGTGGCGAGCGCTGCCGGCCAGTCGGGCCGCCGCGTGACGCGTGAAGCCCCGAATCCCGTGAACTCGGTCTACTTCGGCAACTGA